In the genome of Triticum urartu cultivar G1812 chromosome 5, Tu2.1, whole genome shotgun sequence, one region contains:
- the LOC125511415 gene encoding uncharacterized protein LOC125511415 encodes MEKKLPLPHGEGLWARPWRWAKTAFFLVSMLASLLLVCAPPLLVVLLDLLLPPALLSNFLRASSAHTLLDQARGFHFRSSLVDLPAVSAARSLLILCAYTACGGGAAYLWVAAACSVGSLFYVLAKAVAVFGVPADGAAGLELHGKGQLLAVEAMFLMSLAFAAAHLAMAYRASSREKRRLHVVYRIDIEAVRLKGTHTPKSLKQCIV; translated from the exons ATGGAGAAGAAGCTGCCGCTGCCGCACGGGGAGGGGCTGTGGGCGCGGCCCTGGCGGTGGGCCAAGACCGCCTTCTTCCTCGTCTCCATGCTCGCCTCGCTGCTCCTCGTCTGCGCGCCGCCGctcctcgtcgtcctcctcgACCTGCTCCTCCCGCCCGCGCTCCTCTCCAACTTCCTCCGCGCCTCCTCCGCACACACCCTCCTCGACCAGGCCAGGGGCTTCCACTTCCGCTCCTCCCTCGTCGACCTCCCCGCCGTCTCCGCCGCCCGCTCCCTCCTCATCCTCT GCGCCTACACGGCGTGCGGCGGAGGCGCGGCCTACCTGTGGGTGGCGGCGGCCTGCAGCGTCGGCTCCCTCTTCTACGTCCTCGCCAAGGCCGTCGCCGTCTTCGGCGTGCCGGCCGACGGCGCCGCCGGCCTCGAGCTGCACGGCAAGGGCCAGCTCCTCGCCGTGGAGGCCATGTTCCTCATGTCGCTCGCGTTCGCCGCCGCGCACCTCGCCATGGCATACCGGGCCAGTAGCCGGGAGAAGCGCCGGCTGCACGTCGTCTACAGAATCGACATCGAAGCA GTAAGGTTAAAGGGAACCCACACGCCCAAGTCGCTGAAGCAATGCATCGTATGA
- the LOC125511414 gene encoding homeobox protein BEL1 homolog, with translation MAHDPSLGFADYFSAADAAAASLMPAMDEGAPELYGLQSGMELLGMRGLHAAAMSGATSVSADVHCDGGGDGHDGSTMRFFLEQQQQQHHQHHQPSQAPLSLSLCRPEEVAQLHQQQHHHHLQQQQHEASAAAWMMPHEHDAATYAHGHGAARPLRSSRFLLPAQQLLQGYCSLPVDITPKRAKPAQTQQQEDGAGGEASSSSTSGWTPSPQIQAMEALELKRLKDRLYVMLEEVDRRYRRYCEQMRGLAGGFEAVAGERAASGYTAVAARTISRHFRSLRDGIVAQLQAVRKALGEKDVSPPGMTRGDTPRLKVLDQCIRQQKAMHQNGGMMMDSHPWRPQRGLPERAVTILRAWLFEHFLNPYPSDVDKHILARQTGLSRSQVSNWFINARVRLWKPMVEEMYVEEMKGEQQDDGGLINPNNPSSSGSHASDAQGQQQGAAAADEGERVGGADDRKPTRAQLHVGHDAGSLASVVNIAGVPARMESFGVMDAAHPLDFDAYGGQGQGFGGGVSLTLGLQQHDTHGGGGVNIAFGAPSSVQHGAGGFLFPGEQMDGVGLHPSGGHGQNIQFGMDGAAEGSSHGVQDQHYRGMSAGFHLLRDLAG, from the exons ATGGCGCACGATCCGAGCCTGGGCTTCGCCGACTACTTCTCGGCGGCCGACGCGGCGGCGGCGTCGCTCATGCCCGCGATGGACGAGGGTGCGCCGGAGCTGTACGGCTTGCAGTCCGGGATGGAGCTGCTCGGCATGCGCGGCCTGCACGCTGCCGCCATGTCCGGCGCGACGTCCGTCTCTGCGGATGTTCACTGCGACGGAGGAGGAGACGGCCACGATGGCTCCACCATGCGCTTCTTCctcgagcagcagcagcagcaacatcATCAGCATCACCAGCCGAGCCAGGCGCCGCTGTCCCTGTCGCTGTGCCGGCCGGAGGAAGTCGCGCAGCTGCACCAGCAGCAGCACCATCACCatctccagcagcagcagcacgagGCGTCCGCGGCGGCGTGGATGATGCCGCACGAGCACGACGCGGCGACCTACGCGCACGGGCACGGCGCGGCGCGGCCCCTGCGCAGCTCCCGGTTCCTCCTCCCGGCGCAGCAGCTCCTGCAGGGCTACTGCAGCCTCCCCGTGGACATCACCCCCAAGCGCGCCAAGCCGGCGCAGACGCAGCAGCAAGAAGACGGCGCCGGCGGTGAGGCCTCCTCGTCGTCGACGTCGGGCTGGACCCCGTCGCCGCAGATCCAGGCCATGgaggcgctggagctcaagaggCTCAAGGACAGGCTCTACGTCATGCTGGAGGAG GTGGACCGGCGGTACAGGAGGTACTGCGAGCAGATGAGAGGGCTGGCGGGCGGGTTCGAGGCGGTGGCGGGGGAGCGGGCGGCATCGGGGTACACGGCGGTAGCGGCACGGACCATCTCACGGCACTTCCGAAGCTTGAGGGACGGGATCGTCGCGCAGCTGCAGGCAGTGCGGAAGGCGCTCGGGGAGAAGGACGTGTCGCCGCCGGGGATGACACGGGGCGACACGCCGCGGCTCAAGGTGCTGGACCAGTGCATCCGGCAGCAGAAGGCGATGCACCAGAACGGCGGCATGATGATGGACAGCCACCCGTGGCGGCCGCAGCGCGGCCTGCCAGAGCGCGCGGTCACCATCCTCCGGGCATGGCTCTTTGAGCACTTCCTCAACCC GTATCCGAGCGACGTGGACAAGCACATCCTGGCTCGGCAGACGGGCCTCTCACGGAGCCAG GTGTCCAACTGGTTCATCAACGCGCGGGTGCGGCTGTGGAAGCCCATGGTGGAGGAGATGTACGTGGAGGAGATGAAGGGCGAGCAGCAGGACGATGGCGGCCTGATAAACCCTAACAACCCTAGCAGCAGCGGCAGCCACGCCTCCGACGCGCAGGGACAGCAGCAGGGCGCGGCCGCGGCCGACGAAGGCGAGCGCGTCGGGGGTGCCGACGACCGGAAGCCGACGCGGGCGCAGCTGCACGTTGGACACGACGCCGGCTCCCTCGCCTCCGTCGTCAACATCGCCGGCGTTCCGGCGCGGATGGAGAGCTTCGGCGTCATGGACGCCGCCCACCCCCTTGACTTCGACGCGTACGGCGGGCAGGGCCAGGGCTTCGGGGGCGGCGTGTCGCTCACGCTGGGGCTGCAGCAGCACGACacgcacggcggcggcggcgtgaacATCGCGTTTGGCGCGCCGTCGTCCGTGCAGCACGGCGCGGGCGGGTTCCTGTTCCCGGGCGAGCAGATGGACGGCGTGGGTTTGCATCCGTCCGGCGGCCATGGCCAGAACATCCAGTTCGGCATGGATGGCGCCGCCGAGGGGTCGTCCCACGGCGTGCAGGACCAGCACTACCGGGGGATGAGCGCCGGGTTTCACCTGCTCCGTGACCTGGCCGGCTGA